Proteins encoded by one window of Lasioglossum baleicum chromosome 4, iyLasBale1, whole genome shotgun sequence:
- the LOC143208359 gene encoding von Hippel-Lindau disease tumor suppressor-like isoform X2, translating to MESNDGVEQEQIGELPTMVRHRRMRNFLQERHRRSRDAQKLLQDPQKGQVEHLRSLNNKEKSYVKFWNGTSRNVVLYWIDYEGQALSFGTLPSGLCVDMDTFVTHPWIFVDEETGDRFMVKQKDVYFPEPYGKSPRPGRTFVSITPPMYTLQELASRVIIGRLQHLHHIYQLEIPAVLKAELELKMKVASLRKWLDARLFE from the exons ATGGAGAGCAATGATGGTGTCGAGCAAGAGCAGATAGGAGAGCTGCCGACCATGGTGCGACATCGTCGGATGAGGAATTTCCTGCAGGAACGACATCGGCGGAGTCGTGACGCGCAGAAATTGTTGCAGGATCCGCAGAAAGGTCAGGTTGAGCATCTACGTTCGCTGAACAACAAAGAGAAGTCGTACGTTAAGTTCTGGAACGGGACCAGTCGCAACGTGGTGTTGTATTGGATCGATTACGAAGGCCAGGCGCTCAGTTTCGGCACTCTGCCTTCCGGATTGTGCGTAGACATGGACACCTTCGTCACTCATCCGTGGATCTTCGTTGACGAGGAAACCGGCGACAG GTTCATGGTGAAGCAGAAGGACGTGTATTTCCCGGAGCCGTACGGGAAGTCGCCGAGGCCCGGCAGGACTTTCGTGTCCATCACGCCGCCAATGTACACGCTGCAGGAGCTGGCTTCGAGAGTGATCATCGGACGCCTGCAACATCTGCATCACATCTACCAACTCGAAATCCCGGCAGTTCTCAAGGCCGAGCTCGAGTTAAAGATGAAAGTCGCCAGTTTAAGGAAGTGGTTAGACGCCCGTC TCTTTGAATAA
- the LOC143208359 gene encoding von Hippel-Lindau disease tumor suppressor-like isoform X1, producing the protein MESNDGVEQEQIGELPTMVRHRRMRNFLQERHRRSRDAQKLLQDPQKGQVEHLRSLNNKEKSYVKFWNGTSRNVVLYWIDYEGQALSFGTLPSGLCVDMDTFVTHPWIFVDEETGDRFMVKQKDVYFPEPYGKSPRPGRTFVSITPPMYTLQELASRVIIGRLQHLHHIYQLEIPAVLKAELELKMKVASLRKWLDARHLSVFE; encoded by the exons ATGGAGAGCAATGATGGTGTCGAGCAAGAGCAGATAGGAGAGCTGCCGACCATGGTGCGACATCGTCGGATGAGGAATTTCCTGCAGGAACGACATCGGCGGAGTCGTGACGCGCAGAAATTGTTGCAGGATCCGCAGAAAGGTCAGGTTGAGCATCTACGTTCGCTGAACAACAAAGAGAAGTCGTACGTTAAGTTCTGGAACGGGACCAGTCGCAACGTGGTGTTGTATTGGATCGATTACGAAGGCCAGGCGCTCAGTTTCGGCACTCTGCCTTCCGGATTGTGCGTAGACATGGACACCTTCGTCACTCATCCGTGGATCTTCGTTGACGAGGAAACCGGCGACAG GTTCATGGTGAAGCAGAAGGACGTGTATTTCCCGGAGCCGTACGGGAAGTCGCCGAGGCCCGGCAGGACTTTCGTGTCCATCACGCCGCCAATGTACACGCTGCAGGAGCTGGCTTCGAGAGTGATCATCGGACGCCTGCAACATCTGCATCACATCTACCAACTCGAAATCCCGGCAGTTCTCAAGGCCGAGCTCGAGTTAAAGATGAAAGTCGCCAGTTTAAGGAAGTGGTTAGACGCCCGTC ATCTTTCAGTCTTTGAATAA